In Puniceicoccaceae bacterium, one DNA window encodes the following:
- a CDS encoding signal peptidase I — MNTFAKNLSRIALLVLAASCVLSSANAINVKPEGRDYQITRISGNSMLPTLKGGETAVVYKAYPFKKLRIGDVVIIESEKGYSVIHRIVRRHRGGTWITQGDNNRHEDREVLKSSNFGGLALVDESMVRYQNYLASITPDTEVEETTRVARADTTETSRFDRLRKL; from the coding sequence ATGAACACTTTCGCAAAAAACCTGTCCCGCATCGCACTGCTCGTCCTCGCAGCCAGCTGCGTCCTCTCGTCTGCCAACGCAATCAACGTTAAGCCAGAGGGCCGCGACTACCAAATCACCCGGATCAGCGGGAACAGCATGCTGCCCACACTCAAGGGTGGTGAAACCGCTGTGGTCTACAAGGCTTATCCGTTTAAGAAGCTGCGCATTGGTGATGTGGTCATCATCGAAAGCGAAAAGGGATACAGTGTGATTCACCGCATCGTTCGTCGCCACCGTGGCGGCACCTGGATCACTCAGGGCGACAACAATCGCCACGAAGACCGCGAAGTTCTCAAGTCATCCAATTTTGGTGGATTGGCACTGGTGGATGAATCCATGGTTCGCTACCAAAACTACCTCGCCAGCATCACTCCCGATACGGAAGTTGAGGAAACCACTCGCGTGGCTCGCGCTGATACGACTGAAACCAGCCGTTTCGACCGCCTTCGCAAGCTCTGA
- a CDS encoding HAD family hydrolase codes for MLIVFDVDGTLIGGEEQDWPSFDAALFEVFGFHPDADFWEGMHEITGRAIIRRVAEVTGTDWTEKVEQRVRKLYLENLRRAAPFKGSVFQPKPGAVEILELLRRTPIFDVAIATGDFKESSQFKLASAELDIKGLPYASSSDAAVRSEIIATVVERAGYRIVDAVYVGDGPWDHRACQQLEIPFVGTGRRTDRLVDLGTEFIAHDLQPSTLLPVLQQILEL; via the coding sequence ATGCTCATTGTATTTGATGTGGATGGAACCCTGATAGGGGGAGAAGAGCAGGATTGGCCCAGCTTTGATGCAGCCCTGTTTGAGGTGTTCGGGTTTCACCCTGATGCAGACTTCTGGGAGGGTATGCACGAGATCACCGGCAGGGCGATCATTCGGCGTGTTGCGGAGGTTACGGGAACCGACTGGACGGAGAAGGTTGAGCAACGCGTGCGCAAACTGTATCTGGAAAACCTGCGCCGTGCAGCTCCATTCAAAGGATCAGTTTTTCAACCCAAGCCCGGAGCGGTGGAAATTCTCGAACTGCTGCGGCGCACCCCGATCTTTGATGTGGCCATTGCGACGGGAGATTTCAAAGAGAGCAGCCAGTTTAAACTCGCATCCGCTGAACTCGACATCAAGGGACTGCCGTATGCCTCCAGCTCGGATGCAGCAGTCCGCAGCGAAATCATTGCCACCGTGGTTGAGCGCGCCGGATATCGCATTGTAGATGCCGTTTATGTTGGCGACGGCCCCTGGGATCATCGGGCCTGTCAACAACTGGAGATTCCTTTTGTGGGAACTGGACGCCGAACCGACCGACTGGTGGATCTGGGAACGGAGTTCATCGCCCATGACCTACAGCCGTCAACCCTGCTGCCTGTGCTGCAACAGATCCTTGAACTCTGA